From one Arcobacter sp. CECT 8986 genomic stretch:
- a CDS encoding LptF/LptG family permease: MKIKSYLYSQLSISFLPIFLGLYFITSIIFLVKIAALTSVITIDAFELLKMYAYTMPKIIFFTMPISFFISLVITLAKLSSEYELIVVTSFGFDPIKILKIFFLPTFLLSIALMIVSVGLIPKTKYLMDTFVQKKQKEANFNIKASEFGQKFGDWLIYIDEKNGKKYKNVKLFKTQDNLDQFIVSNKAVLQNDEGDLNFILIDGKTFYIEDKELNQIDYKTMIINDSIASKNEYKFTTSYDYWKYYLSRGKNIDDFTFYILTSIFPVISLFLVVAFGYYNPRYEKNRAVGLSLIAVVIYYIIIKYLTKNVELYSLFIAPPVWILATYYLYTKLTKKLY, encoded by the coding sequence TTGAAAATTAAAAGTTATTTGTATTCACAATTATCAATATCTTTTCTTCCTATTTTTTTAGGATTATATTTTATTACTTCAATTATATTTTTGGTAAAAATTGCAGCATTAACATCAGTTATTACAATTGACGCTTTTGAACTTTTAAAAATGTATGCTTACACAATGCCAAAAATCATATTTTTTACAATGCCAATTTCATTTTTTATTTCACTTGTTATTACTTTGGCTAAACTTTCAAGTGAATATGAGTTAATAGTAGTTACATCTTTTGGTTTTGATCCAATTAAAATTTTAAAAATATTTTTTCTTCCTACTTTTCTTTTATCAATTGCTTTGATGATTGTATCTGTTGGGCTTATTCCTAAAACAAAGTATTTAATGGATACTTTTGTTCAGAAAAAACAAAAAGAAGCAAATTTCAATATTAAAGCATCTGAGTTTGGACAAAAGTTTGGGGATTGGTTAATTTATATAGATGAGAAAAATGGTAAAAAATATAAAAATGTAAAACTATTTAAAACACAAGATAATCTTGACCAATTTATTGTATCAAATAAAGCAGTTTTACAAAATGATGAAGGTGATTTAAATTTTATATTAATTGATGGAAAAACTTTTTATATTGAGGATAAAGAGTTAAACCAAATTGATTATAAAACAATGATTATTAATGACTCAATTGCAAGTAAAAATGAGTATAAATTTACAACTTCATATGATTATTGGAAGTATTATTTATCAAGAGGTAAAAATATTGATGATTTTACTTTTTATATTTTAACTTCAATTTTTCCAGTTATCTCTTTATTTTTAGTTGTTGCATTTGGTTATTATAACCCAAGATATGAAAAAAATAGAGCGGTTGGATTATCATTAATTGCAGTTGTTATATATTATATAATTATAAAATATCTTACAAAAAATGTGGAATTATATTCGCTTTTCATTGCTCCTCCTGTTTGGATTTTAGCAACATACTACTTATACACGAAATTGACAAAAAAATTATATTAA
- a CDS encoding di-trans,poly-cis-decaprenylcistransferase codes for MSLMSINNKKQLPNHIAIIMDGNGRWANERGLKRTAGHEEGAKTVREITKHCNNIGIKYLTLYAFSTENWSRPKLEIEFLMKLLEKYLKNELNIYLDNNVKFKVIGDISKFSKSLQKIINKTIEATKNATGLTQVLALNYGSQDEILRAIKKLNEKELDVTKENFENCLDTAGFPDVDLLIRTSGEVRLSNYLLWQNAYAEMFFVNTYWPEFSTNELDDIISDYINRERRFGGI; via the coding sequence ATGAGTTTAATGAGTATTAATAATAAAAAACAGTTACCAAATCATATTGCAATTATTATGGATGGAAATGGACGATGGGCAAATGAACGTGGTCTAAAAAGAACTGCTGGGCATGAAGAAGGTGCTAAAACAGTAAGAGAAATTACAAAACATTGTAATAATATTGGAATAAAATATTTAACTTTATATGCATTTTCAACAGAAAATTGGAGTAGACCAAAACTAGAAATTGAGTTTTTGATGAAACTTTTAGAAAAATATTTGAAAAATGAATTAAATATATATTTGGATAACAATGTAAAATTTAAAGTTATTGGAGATATTTCAAAATTTTCAAAATCTTTACAAAAAATTATAAACAAAACAATAGAAGCTACAAAAAATGCAACAGGATTAACACAAGTATTAGCATTAAATTATGGTTCTCAAGATGAGATTCTAAGAGCAATAAAAAAGCTAAATGAAAAAGAACTTGATGTAACAAAAGAGAATTTTGAAAACTGCTTAGATACAGCAGGATTTCCTGATGTTGATTTGCTTATAAGAACAAGTGGAGAAGTAAGACTTTCAAACTACTTATTATGGCAAAATGCATATGCTGAGATGTTTTTTGTAAATACTTATTGGCCTGAGTTTTCAACTAATGAATTAGATGATATCATAAGTGATTATATAAATAGAGAGAGAAGATTTGGTGGTATTTAG
- a CDS encoding prepilin peptidase has protein sequence MVFSFILGVVLGSFLNVLIYRLPKKMSLIKSSSCPNCSHKISWYENIPLISYIFLKAKCSSCNTSINYRYFFIELMCGLLSLLLYVDFSFTLDFFLFSLLFYILIVLSFIDFEYKAVPDYLLLSALVVAFFCTNYPFLEALKNGCIFAGFFILLDFILSFYIQNIKSKLLKDESLKTQKALGEGDIPIICIIGVILGLKAGIIAIFLAGVFAIIPSIYNLILKKETQVAFIPFLVLGFLFEFFLNISSKVFS, from the coding sequence GTGGTATTTAGTTTTATTTTAGGAGTTGTTTTAGGCTCTTTTTTAAATGTATTAATTTATAGACTTCCTAAAAAAATGTCACTAATAAAATCATCTTCATGCCCAAATTGCTCCCATAAAATTAGTTGGTATGAAAATATTCCATTAATTTCATATATTTTTTTGAAAGCAAAATGTTCTTCTTGTAATACATCAATTAATTATAGATATTTTTTTATAGAATTAATGTGTGGATTATTGAGTTTATTGTTATATGTAGATTTCTCTTTTACATTAGACTTTTTTCTATTTTCTTTACTATTTTATATTTTAATAGTTCTATCATTTATTGATTTTGAGTATAAAGCTGTTCCTGATTATCTTTTATTAAGTGCATTGGTTGTTGCATTTTTTTGTACAAACTATCCATTTTTAGAAGCTTTAAAAAATGGTTGCATTTTTGCAGGATTTTTTATACTTTTGGATTTTATTCTTAGTTTTTATATACAAAATATAAAATCAAAACTATTAAAAGATGAGAGTTTAAAGACTCAAAAAGCTTTAGGAGAAGGAGATATTCCAATTATTTGCATAATTGGAGTTATTTTAGGTCTTAAAGCAGGTATAATAGCTATATTTTTAGCAGGAGTTTTTGCTATAATACCATCAATTTATAATTTAATTTTAAAAAAAGAGACTCAAGTTGCATTTATTCCTTTTCTTGTTTTAGGATTTTTGTTTGAATTCTTTTTAAATATATCATCAAAGGTTTTTTCTTGA